From Anopheles darlingi chromosome 2, idAnoDarlMG_H_01, whole genome shotgun sequence, the proteins below share one genomic window:
- the LOC125952894 gene encoding clavesin-2-like, which produces MALKLDELRTPRIDFGKGIELSFDLEEYTDEPAKQKAAKELRETPEIVLASIKELRELICAEKELLVPIDEAAFLKRFLRPKKYYADSTFEMMKAYYKLKQKEDSILRGLSTELLADVFTDRLVQILPKRDQHGRRIMYMEMGGKWNCSKISSLKLIRATNMLMEAIGREPRTQLHGIVFIVNFDNLSFSHIGQFSPKFVKTIVDYGQRNSPYRVKGIHIVNNARMFNFLFKVFKPFLGKKWSQRIFLHAADKQSLHQHIDPASLPSFLGGNYELPEYDGSIVGQLLDCYKDKSEESSKYGYTVQEK; this is translated from the exons ATGGCACTGAAGCTGGACGAATTACGAACGCCACGCATAGATTTTGGAAAGGGCATTGAACTGTCGTTCGATCTGGAGGAATATACGGACGAACCGGCTAAGCAAAAAGCGGCGAAGGAGTTGCGCGAAACACCGGAGATTGTTTTGGCGTCCATCAAGGAGCTTCGTGAGCTGATTTGCG CCGAGAAAGAGTTACTGGTGCCGATCGATGAGGCTGCTTTTCTGAAGCGATTCTTGCGCCCCAAAAAGTACTATGCGGACAGCACGTTCGAGATG ATGAAAGCATACTACAAACTGAAACAGAAGGAGGATTCTATCTTGAGGGGATTATCCACCGAACTGCTTGCTGATGTATTTACGGACCGGTTGGTGCAGATATTGCCAAAACGAGATCAGCATGGCCGTAGAATTATGTACATGGAAATGGGAG gaaaatggaactgTTCGAAGATATCGTCGTTGAAGCTAATTCGCGCAACAAACATGTTGATGGAGGCGATCGGTCGTGAACCACGGACACAGTTACACGGTATAGTGTTCATCGTCAACTTTGACAATCTGTCGTTCTCGCATATCGGACAATTTTCGCCCAAATTCGTCAAAACAATTGTCGACTATGGTCAACGGAACTCACCGTATCGTGTCAAAGGTATTCACATCGTCAACAATGCACGGATGTTCAACTTTCTGTTCAAAGTGTTCAAACCATTCTTGGGCAAGAAGTGGAGCCAGCGG ATATTCCTGCACGCAGCCGACAAACAGTCGCTGCACCAACACATTGATCCAGCATCGTTGCCCTCGTTCTTGGGTGGAAACTATGAGCTGCCAGAGTACGATGGATCAATCGTTGGTCAGTTGTTGGATTGCTACAAAGACAAATCGGAAG AATCAAGCAAATACGGTTATACCGTACAGGAGAAATGA
- the LOC125952892 gene encoding alpha-tocopherol transfer protein-like yields the protein MASLKFDDNKVPYLDLGKGYRIALENTEFTDAKSKEKAARELRETPEVVEKSMAELRTLLQAEKTLYIPMEDDPFMIKFLRPCKYYAQSAFELIQRYYRFRMKHPDLCDELYPASAKHVYAEGLVHFLPLRDQHGSRILVLECGKKWKPSIVSLNDLFRAVQIALEAGMYEPRTQLNGAVVILDMEGLALSQIMQFTPKFAAMVLDWIQQCVAMRLKSVHIVNNSYLFNMLFAIFKPFITEKLRKRLFFHQKDWSSLMTHIDAKCLRPKYGGTLECLETDGALLGEMFELYHKEYELANSFGYLRKKD from the exons ATGGCGTCGTTAAAGTTCGATGATAATAAAGTACCGTACCTAGACCTTGGCAAAGGCTATCGGATCGCACTGGAGAACACCGAGTTTACCGATGCCAAGTCCAAGGAAAAGGCGGCCCGGGAACTGCGTGAAACACCGGAGGTAGTGGAAAAGTCAATGGCGGAGTTGCGGACGCTGCTGCAAG CGGAGAAGACTCTCTACATTCCGATGGAAGATGATCCCTTCATGATCAAGTTTCTGCGTCCGTGTAAATATTACGCACAAAGCGCGTTCGAGCTG ATCCAACGCTATTATCGCTTCAGAATGAAGCATCCCGATCTGTGCGATGAGCTGTACCCAGCGTCGGCGAAACACGTCTACGCGGAGGGACTGGTCCACTTCCTGCCACTGCGAGATCAGCATGGATCGCGGATTCTGGTGTTGGAGTGTGGCA aaaaatggaaaccatccATCGTTTCGCTCAACGATCTGTTCCGCGCCGTTCAGATCGCGCTGGAGGCGGGCATGTATGAGCCGCGGACGCAACTGAACGGTGCGGTCGTCATTCTCGACATGGAAGGACTTGCCCTGTCTCAGATCATGCAGTTTACACCCAAGTTTGCTGCGATGGTACTTGACTGGATACAGCAATGTGTGGCAATGCGGCTCAAATCCGTACATATCGTCAACAACTCGTACCTATTCAACATGCTGTTCGCAATCTTTAAGCCATTCATTACGGAAAAGCTACGCAAACGG TTATTCTTCCACCAAAAAGATTGGAGCTCACTGATGACTCACATCGATGCAAAATGCCTGCGGCCCAAGTACGGCGGAACACTCGAATGCTTGGAAACCGACGGAGCACTACTTGGAGAGATGTTTGAGCTCTACCACAAGGAGTATGAAC TTGCCAACTCTTTCGGATACCTGCGGAAGAAGGATTAG
- the LOC125952880 gene encoding probable cytochrome P450 9f2, which translates to MFPLWALAIVLVLLYRWSTSTFDYFEKRKIPYVKPVPFFGQVLSFFVQQKHAVDVASEGYKMFPNTRISGVFTLRTPAYLVHDPVLYKQMAIKDFDHFTDHVTQLSLEDDPLLARSLFFTNGSRWRHHRHGMSPAFTGSKMRNMFVLLSQCVGNAMERLEKITQKKPATMELRDLYSRLGNDVMTSISFGVEVDSLTDRNNIFYLKGKRLAQIDGLPGLKFVMSTIVPWFFRWLHIGLLYKDVNEFYLDETSKNIRYRQTNKITRPDFVQILLQARENELSSDKAEDEALENAGFSTATTHTVVPKDGVKLKWEDIDITAAGASFFFGGIETTTTLLCFTSYELAVNPAIQSRLREEIDEVREGLPDGKTPTYEVLQKMKYLDMVVSETLRRWTPLGLTNRRCTKDYTFTNSDGNVITIERGHTISIPLKSFHLDEKYFPDPLRFDPERFEDPSGINQDAYVPFGTGMRNCIGSRLALMQAKCILFYMLSNYSFEPDTKLTVPIVIDEKSAGLNAKHGFWVNLVPRKV; encoded by the coding sequence ATGTTTCCGCTGTGGGCGTTGGCCAtcgtgctggtgttgctgtacCGCTGGAGTACATCGACGTTCGATTATTTCGAGAAACGCAAGATTCCTTACGTCAAACCGGTGCCATTTTTCGGGCAAGTGTTGTCCTTCTtcgtgcagcagaagcacgcGGTCGATGTAGCCTCCGAGGGATACAAGATGTTCCCGAATACGCGCATCTCGGGCGTGTTTACGTTGCGTACACCCGCCTATCTGGTGCACGATCCGGTGCTGTATAAACAGATGGCCATCAAGGACTTTGACCATTTTACCGACCATGTGACGCAGCTATCGCTCGAGGATGATCCACTGCTGGCCCGGTCTCTGTTTTTCACGAATGGCTCTCGGTGGCGCCATCATCGACACGGCATGAGCCCTGCTTTCACCGGTAGCAAGATGCGCAACATGTTCGTGCTGCTGTCACAGTGTGTTGGTAACGCAATGGAACGATTGGAGAAGATCACGCAGAAGAAACCAGCAACGATGGAGCTACGGGATCTGTACTCGCGACTCGGTAATGATGTGATGACTTCGATCTCGTTCGGCGTGGAGGTGGATTCGCTCACCGATCGGAACAATATTTTCTACCTGAAGGGCAAACGGCTGGCCCAGATCGATGGTTTACCAGGACTGAAGTTTGTAATGTCCACTATCGTCCCTTGGTTTTTCCGCTGGCTGCACATCGGATTGCTGTACAAGGATGTGAATGAGTTTTATCTTGACGAGACGTCGAAGAACATCCGCTATCGTCAGACGAATAAAATTACGCGACCTGATTTTGTGCAGATTCTGTTGCAGGCACGCGAGAACGAGCTTAGCTCCGATAAGGCCGAAGATGAGGCACTCGAAAATGCAGGATTCTCTACCGCCACGACACACACCGTGGTGCCGAAGGATGGAGTGAAGCTGAAATGGGAGGATATCGATATTACGGCTGCCGGTGCATCGTTCTTCTTCGGTGGTatcgaaacgacgacgacattgctGTGCTTTACCAGCTACGAGCTGGCGGTGAATCCTGCGATCCAGAGCCGATTGAGAGAGGAAATCGATGAAGTCCGCGAGGGACTACCGGATGGGAAGACACCGACGTACGAGGTGCTGCAGAAGATGAAGTACCTCGATATGGTCGTATCGGAGACACTCCGTCGCTGGACCCCATTGGGACTCACCAATCGTCGATGCACGAAGGATTACACTTTCACCAACAGCGACGGAAATGTGATCACGATCGAGAGGGGTCACACCATCTCGATCCCACTGAAGTCATTCCATTTGGATGAGAAATACTTCCCCGATCCGCTGCGTTTCGATCCCGAGCGTTTCGAGGATCCTAGTGGGATCAATCAGGATGCATATGTACCGTTTGGCACGGGAATGCGTAACTGTATCGGTTCTCGGTTGGCACTGATGCAGGCCAAATGTATCCTGTTCTATATGCTCTCGAACTACAGCTTCGAACCCGACACCAAGCTCACCGTTCCAATTGTGATCGACGAAAAGTCTGCTGGATTGAATGCGAAGCATGGTTTCTGGGTGAACTTGGTACCGCGAAAAGTCTAG
- the LOC125952882 gene encoding probable cytochrome P450 9f2, with protein MFLFWALPVLLYLVYRWSIATYDYFEKRGIPYIKPVPFFGQVLAFFTQEKHAVDVASEGYKMFPDTRISGVFTLRTPAYLVHDPLLYKQMAIRDFDHFTDHVSQLSYETDPLLARSLFFVNGARWRHNRAGLSPAFTASKMRNMFVLISKSAGDAMERLVAYSNGEPFAMELRDLYSRLGNDAMTSISFGVEVDSLTDRDNEFFHKGKRLAQIDGWPGVKLLMTTLLPGLYRLLKLGILYKDVNEFYLEAVSTNIRHRLQNLLKRPDFIHLLLQAREDELCCEQQEDASLESAGFSMATTHAVDGDGERLEWQDIDITAAAASFFFGGIETTATLLCFMSYELAVNPAIQNRLRSEIDSVRGELVDGVTPTYEVLQKMKYLDMVVSETLRRWTPFGITNRRCTKDYTFTNSDGNVITIEKGMNISIPLKSFHLDERYFPDPLRFDPERFADPSRINQDAYVPFGTGYRNCIGSRLGLMQAKCIIFYMLSNFNIEPGIKLTIPLVLDETSAGLNAKHGFWMSLIPRTA; from the coding sequence ATGTTTTTGTTCTGGGCGTTGCCGGTGCTGTTGTATCTGGTGTACCGATGGAGCATAGCGACGTACGATTACTTCGAGAAGCGCGGCATCCCGTATATCAAACCGGTACCATTCTTTGGTCAGGTGTTGGCCTTTTTCACGCAGGAAAAACATGCCGTCGATGTGGCCTCGGAGGGATACAAGATGTTCCCGGATACGCGCATCTCGGGCGTGTTTACGTTACGCACACCCGCCTATCTGGTGCACGATCCGCTTCTCTACAAACAGATGGCGATCCGGGACTTTGACCATTTCACCGATCATGTGTCGCAGCTGAGCTACGAAACGGATCCCCTGCTGGCCCGTTCGCTGTTCTTCGTTAACGGTGCCCGGTGGCGTCACAATCGGGCTGGCCTCAGTCCAGCCTTTACGGCCAGCAAGATGCGCAACATGTTCGTGCTGATATCGAAGAGTGCGGGTGATGCAATGGAGCGGCTGGTGGCGTACTCCAACGGAGAACCATTCGCGATGGAACTACGGGATCTGTACTCGCGGCTCGGTAACGATGCGATGACCTCGATCTCGTTCGGTGTGGAGGTCGACTCGCTTACCGATCGTGACAATGAGTTCTTCCACAAGGGTAAGCGGTTGGCCCAGATTGATGGTTGGCCGGGAGTGAAGCTACTGATGACGACGCTGCTGCCCGGATTGTACCGACTTCTGAAGCTGGGCATCCTGTACAAGGATGTGAACGAGTTTTATCTCGAAGCGGTTTCGACCAACATCCGGCATCGGTTGCAGAACCTTCTGAAGCGTCCTGACTTTATCCATCTGTTGCTGCAGGCCCGGGAGGACGAGTTGTGTTgtgagcagcaggaggatgcGTCGCTGGAGAGTGCCGGCTTCTCGATGGCCACAACGCACgccgttgatggtgatggagagCGGCTCGAGTGGCAGGATATTGACataacggcggcagcagcttccttctttttcggtGGCATCGAGACGACCGCGACGTTGCTGTGCTTCATGAGCTACGAGCTGGCGGTGAATCCTGCGATCCAGAATCGTTTACGATCGGAGATCGACTCCGTTCGGGGTGAGCTGGTCGATGGTGTGACGCCAACGTACGAGGTGTTGCAGAAGATGAAGTACCTCGATATGGTCGTATCGGAGACGCTGCGCCGCTGGACACCGTTCGGTATAACGAATCGACGATGCACCAAGGATTACACCTTCACGAACAGTGACGGAAATGTGATTACGATCGAGAAGGGCATGAACATCTCGATCCCGTTGAAATCATTCCATCTCGATGAAAGGTACTTCCCCGATCCGCTGCGCTTCgatccggaacggtttgcaGATCCAAGCCGAATCAATCAGGATGCGTACGTTCCGTTCGGGACCGGATATCGGAATTGCATCGGCTCTCGGCTTGGGCTGATGCAGGCCAAGTGCATCATATTCTACATGCTGTCGAACTTCAACATCGAACCCGGTATCAAGCTGACCATACCGCTCGTACTAGACGAAACGTCAGCCGGACTGAACGCGAAGCATGGCTTCTGGATGAGTTTGATACCGCGCACCGCTTGA